One genomic window of Columba livia isolate bColLiv1 breed racing homer chromosome 9, bColLiv1.pat.W.v2, whole genome shotgun sequence includes the following:
- the LOC106145798 gene encoding serine palmitoyltransferase small subunit B produces MDIKSMKSYLYWLYCQFELITCSYLMEPWEKLLFYTFNISMLVMVLYTAYIFVPVHLSTAFQFFWHLFGNQQENTVSIVK; encoded by the coding sequence ATGGATATTAAGAGCATGAAGAGCTATCTGTATTGGCTGTACTGCCAGTTCGAACTCATCACCTGCAGCTATCTCATGGAGCCCTGGGAAAAACTGCTCTTCTACACTTTCAACATTTCCATGTTAGTTATGGTATTGTACACCGCCTACATCTTTGTCCCTGTCCACCTTAGCACGGCTTTTCAGTTCTTCTGGCACTTATTTGGAAACCagcaagaaaacacagtttctATCGTGAAGTAA